Sequence from the Acidimicrobiia bacterium genome:
CGGTGTCGATCAGCCAGGCGGTCTTCAGGACCAGGAGCCGGGCCTGCTCGATGCGGATGCGCGACTCGGCGATCCAGTCCTGGACCACCCCGTGCTCGGCGATCGGCCGGCCGAAGGTGCTGCGCCGCAGGGCGCGCCGGCACATGATGTCGAAGGCCCGCTCGGCCATCCCGATGAGGCGCATGCAGTGGTGGATCCGGCCGGGCCCGAGGCGCGCCTGGGCGATGGCGAACCCGCCACCCTCCTCACCCAGCAGGTTCTCCTTGGGGACCCGGACGTCGTCGTAGTGGATCTCGGGGTGCCCGCCCCGCTCGTGGTACCCGAACACCGACATGTCCCGGAGCACCTTCACGCCGGGGGCGTCCATGGGCACCAGCACCATGCTCTGGCGGTGGTAGGGGTCGGCGTCGGGGTTGGTCACCCCCATCACGATCGCCACCTTGCAGCGCGGGGACATGGCCCCGCTCGACCACCACTTGGTCCCCTGGATCACGTAGTAATCGCCATCGGACTCGATCCGACAGGCGATGTTGGTGGCATCCGACGAGGCCACCGCCGGCTCGGTCATCGAGAAACAGGAGCGGATCTCGCCTTCGAGCAGGGGCTCCAGCCATCGTTCCTGCTGGTCCCGGGTCCCGAACATGGCGAGGATCTCCATGTTCCCGGTGTCGGGGGCGGAGCAGTTGGTCGCCTCGGGAGCCAGGTAGGGGCTCCAGCCGGAGATCTCCGCAAGCGGGGCGTACTCGAGCACCGAGAGCCCGGCGCCACGGGGATCGTGGGGAAGGAACATGTTCCACAGCCGGCGGCGGCGGGCCTCCTGCTTCAGTTCGACCAGGACCGGGGGGATGTCATGCGGATCGGCGGCCGCAGCCACCTCCGTCTGGTATCTGGTCTCGGCGGGAAGGATCGCCTCGTCCAGGAACGCCTTCATGCGGTCCTGCCACTCCTGCGCCCTGGCATCGAATCCGAACTCCACTGATTCCCTCCCGGGGGGTCGGGGTGAGTGTAAGGGCAGCCCCGCCGGGGAAGGTCGTGTCGCCGCGCGCTGCCCGTTAGGGTTCCGCCGGTGACCGCCACCCCGCCCGCCACCTGCTACCGCCACCCAGATCGCGCCACCAGGCTCTCCTGCTCGTCCTGTGGAAGACCGATCTGCGTCGAATGCTCGCGCGACTCGGCGGTGGGACAGAAGTGCCCAGAGTGTGCCGCCCCCGAGGGGAGGCATCGCGTCGTGACCGCCGCCCAGATGCGGGGCCGGCGGGCGGCGCCGGTCGCCTTTGGCCTGATCGCAGTCAACGCCGCCATCTACCTGCTGGGACAGATCGACCCCGAACTGGGCCGCCGGATGTTCGCCGAGGGCGCCCAGCACCCGGCCCTCATCGACTCCGGGGAGTGGTGGCGCGCTCTCACCGCCGTGTTCCTGCACGGCAGTCTCACCCACGTGTTGTTCAACATGTGGGCGCTCTACCTGTTCGGTCCTGCCCTCGAGATCCGCTTCGGCTCGGCGGCGTTCGGGGCGATGTACCTCGCCTCCGGGCTGGGCGGCAGCGCCGTCTACCACCTGGTGGGTAGGGAGGCGTTCGCCGTCGGCGCTTCGGGGGCCATCTTCGGGCTGATGGGGGCCCTGCTCGCATCCACCTACCGGCAGCGGCACACTCCGGCCGGACGGGCCGTCTTCTCCCAGCTGACGATGCTGCTCGCCATCAACCTGCTGATTCCGGCGATCGTCCCCAACGTCGCCTGGGAGGCCCACCTGGGCGGGTTGCTGGCCGGCGCCCTCATCGCCTCGGGGTGGGACCGCCTCCCCATCTCCGGTCCGGGCGCCACGACGCGCCGGGTCGCCGTGGCGGTGGCGGTGGCGGTGGTGGCGATCGCCGTCATCCTGCTCTGAGCGGACGGGCGTTCACCACCGCAGAGGCGTACCCTCGCGTCGTGCCCGACCTGCTCGACCTCATCCGGCAATCGGTGATCGGCCGCGACGACGTCGTGGCGGGGCCGTTCGGCCCGCGCCGGGTCACCTACGCCGACTACACGGCTTCGGGCCGGTCCCTGGAGTTCATCGAGGACTTCATCCGGGATCAGGTGCTCCCCCTCTACGCCAACACCCACACCGAGTCGTCGGGCACCGGGCTGCAGACGACCCGGCTGCGGGAGGACGCTCGCCGGATCGTTCGGCGCTGCCTGGGCGCCGGGCCGGAGCACGCCGTGGTGTTCACCGGCAACGGCTCCACCGGGGCGATCGACCTGATGGTCCGCATCCTCGGCATCCGGCTCCCCGCCGAGCTCGACGAGCGGCACGGCCTCGCCGGTCACATCCCCACCAAAGACCGCCCTGTCGTGTTCATCGGCCCCTTCGAGCACCACTCCAATGAGCTCCCGTGGCGCGAATCGCTGGCCGACGTGGTGGTGATACCGGAGGACGCCGACGGGCACGTCGATCTCGCCGGCCTCGAGGAGGCGCTGGTCGCCCACTCCGACCGGCTGCTGCGGATCGGCTCCTTCTCGGCGGCGTCCAACGTCACCGGGATCACAACCGACACCGCGGCGGTGTCCTCGCTGCTCCATCGCCACGGGGCGCTCTCGTTCTG
This genomic interval carries:
- a CDS encoding rhomboid family intramembrane serine protease, yielding MTATPPATCYRHPDRATRLSCSSCGRPICVECSRDSAVGQKCPECAAPEGRHRVVTAAQMRGRRAAPVAFGLIAVNAAIYLLGQIDPELGRRMFAEGAQHPALIDSGEWWRALTAVFLHGSLTHVLFNMWALYLFGPALEIRFGSAAFGAMYLASGLGGSAVYHLVGREAFAVGASGAIFGLMGALLASTYRQRHTPAGRAVFSQLTMLLAINLLIPAIVPNVAWEAHLGGLLAGALIASGWDRLPISGPGATTRRVAVAVAVAVVAIAVILL
- a CDS encoding acyl-CoA dehydrogenase family protein codes for the protein MEFGFDARAQEWQDRMKAFLDEAILPAETRYQTEVAAAADPHDIPPVLVELKQEARRRRLWNMFLPHDPRGAGLSVLEYAPLAEISGWSPYLAPEATNCSAPDTGNMEILAMFGTRDQQERWLEPLLEGEIRSCFSMTEPAVASSDATNIACRIESDGDYYVIQGTKWWSSGAMSPRCKVAIVMGVTNPDADPYHRQSMVLVPMDAPGVKVLRDMSVFGYHERGGHPEIHYDDVRVPKENLLGEEGGGFAIAQARLGPGRIHHCMRLIGMAERAFDIMCRRALRRSTFGRPIAEHGVVQDWIAESRIRIEQARLLVLKTAWLIDTVGVKGARIEIAAIKVVVPRMAAWVIDRAIQTLGGAGVSQVFPLAELYAHARSLSIADGPDEVHNRSVARRELRRFAEPV